DNA sequence from the Blastopirellula retiformator genome:
CGTACGACGCCCTAAATCGCCGCATTCGCTTGGCGGCAGAAATCGACGGCACGGACGATCTGCGCAACGAGTACGCGTACGATTTCCTTAATCGGATGACGCAGGTGACGCAAGCAGGCCAGGTCGGCGGCAATACGGTCGCCGAAAAGCGAGTCGACTTCACTTACGACGCCGACGACAAGCACCTGCTCACCTCGGCGGCCCGCTACGCCGACGTCGCAGGCACAGAGCTGGTCGTCACCGGTCTCTACACGTACAACAACTTCGACAAGCTGTCGATTTTGAAGTATCAAGACGCGACCAGTACCGACATCGCCGAGTACCAGTGGGGCTATGACACCCAGGGCCGCGTCAGCGGCGTCTATATTATCGGCCATGGATCGGAGAACTACCGTTACGACGGGACCGATCAAATCACCCGCACGACCGACAATGCGACCCACACGACCACCAACTTCACCTACGACGACAACGGCAACCGCATCGACGGCAGCCGGACGATCGGCGACAACAACCAGATCCTTTCCGACGGCACGTACAACTACGCTTACGACGACGAAGGGAACATCACCCTTCGCACCAACATCGCCGACGGCAGCTACACTGTTTACGAGTGGGACCACCGCAACCGCCTGACCAGCGTCACCGACTACGACGTCTCCGACGTCAAACAGCAGCAGGTCGTTTACGGCTACGACGCTTACAACAACCTGATTAGCCGCGATCTCGACAGTAACGGCGACGGCACGGTCGACGAGTCAGGCTACTTCATCTACGACAACGGCCAGATCGTGCTGCAGCTCGACAGCACCGGCGACGTCGATCACCGCATGCTCTGGGGCGCCGCCGTTGATCAGATCTTGGCCGACGAAAACGACGCCGGCGACGTCCACTGGATGCTGACCGACAATCAGAACACCGTCCGCGACATCGCCGAATATGACGACGCCACCGACACGACAAGCATCGTCAACCACATCGCCTACAGCGTCTTCGGCGAAGTGACGAGCCAGACCAACAGTTCCCTCGACGCCCTCCCCTTCTACTACACCGCCCGTTACTTCGACGAAGCGACCGGCCTGCAGTACAACACCAACCGCTGGTACAACGCCGAGCTAGGCCGTTGGATGAGCCAGGACCCGATTGGGTTTGAAGCGGGGGATGAGAATCTTTATCGGTATGTGGGGAATGGACATCTGAATGGGGTGGATCCTAGTGGACTGGAGACGCCGCGATTGCTACCGCATGAAGATCCGACTTTTACCTGGTACGGTTTCACTTACTACGTCCTCGGAGATATGGCTCAAAGCTTTGGGGCCGGCGTCTATGATATCGCGGATGGCACTGCCGGAAGACAACTCGGAGACCGAGCTGTTTTCTATTCGGAGATGGACTCTGGCAAGCCATTTAACGAGACGAGCAATTTTTCATTCGCCAAGAATATCGCCCAGGATCTGGTCGGAGCAAATGGCTGTGGGGAGGGGTATTACCGCTATGACCCAGTGGAAGATCGATTTCTAAGTGACACGGAAGGCAACTCTCGCCTCGCGGGCGGCATTGGACAATTGGCTGGGACAGCCGCTGGAGGATTTGGCGTCGCAAACAAGTTCGGAATCGGCATTGGTGCACGCCCCATTTTTCACATACT
Encoded proteins:
- a CDS encoding RHS repeat-associated core domain-containing protein, whose protein sequence is MLTVTSPYKAGSSTYIARRQTYVYXAVGNVVAEYDGDYAPWRNENRYDVDDDGDVDTDDSDAIVAYLNTNGASYLPLPTSGNEPPPYVDANGDGLVSPLDVSIVLGYLNGQQNGNPPYQVTPNGTVVQYAYDDLDRLIGVTDENGDVTSYTYDANGNRLTLTDPEENTTTWTYDFLDRMTSDTNELNDARYYEYDAAGNLTEYTDRNGRVTQYAYDNLQRRTTETWLDGVTTVNTISYGYDAASQLVSVTDASAAYDFTYDRLGRITSTEYDLAALGYDVVLDQAYDALNRRIRLAAEIDGTDDLRNEYAYDFLNRMTQVTQAGQVGGNTVAEKRVDFTYDADDKHLLTSAARYADVAGTELVVTGLYTYNNFDKLSILKYQDATSTDIAEYQWGYDTQGRVSGVYIIGHGSENYRYDGTDQITRTTDNATHTTTNFTYDDNGNRIDGSRTIGDNNQILSDGTYNYAYDDEGNITLRTNIADGSYTVYEWDHRNRLTSVTDYDVSDVKQQQVVYGYDAYNNLISRDLDSNGDGTVDESGYFIYDNGQIVLQLDSTGDVDHRMLWGAAVDQILADENDAGDVHWMLTDNQNTVRDIAEYDDATDTTSIVNHIAYSVFGEVTSQTNSSLDALPFYYTARYFDEATGLQYNTNRWYNAELGRWMSQDPIGFEAGDENLYRYVGNGHLNGVDPSGLETPRLLPHEDPTFTWYGFTYYVLGDMAQSFGAGVYDIADGTAGRQLGDRAVFYSEMDSGKPFNETSNFSFAKNIAQDLVGANGCGEGYYRYDPVEDRFLSDTEGNSRLAGGIGQLAGTAAGGFGVANKFGIGIGARPIFHILPIEDPIIVRAPWRTQMSTADVGASLDGVPLGEEAAYAAYAAGRTPGPYRLPPAQSIVPASQVKLPVRPKAPVVCPAPKGRLTIDPAGTFSASERNAAQHMADLGHDVTLRSPTGTRAAGGTSDLLVDGVRYDVYTPTTNNPNRIIGAIAKKSSQAQGGGVVLDLSQTTVTRAQLGDVLKRVQGTGASGVNDVVIIGGN